The following are encoded in a window of Carassius auratus strain Wakin unplaced genomic scaffold, ASM336829v1 scaf_tig00217011, whole genome shotgun sequence genomic DNA:
- the LOC113099681 gene encoding E3 ubiquitin-protein ligase TRIM39-like isoform X7 yields MAESSLTARKTRRQSIEHDRPFMLSSMSSLSEEIQCSVCLDVFTDPVTTPCGHNFCKICLNKCWDNSQTCSCPYCKETFKQRPDLKINTTLRELVDHCKKKSPEKTTEVLCDICEERKLKALKSCLVCQSSYCETHLEPHLRVTRLKKHKLMDPVSNLEDYICQKHERPLDLFCRDDQTCVCSVCSVKDHKNHNTVPIEEESQEKKTELMKTQKDVQLMIQNRIKKIQDIKHSAEVRKINTEKEKAVRVELFTDLIRSIERHQTELLEMMEEQQKAAEKQEQELIEELEQEITELKMRNTELEQLSHTEDHLHLLQIHSSLCSSRNTRNWPEISMKTHESLETLRRALTQLKDTIDEKLTLTELKWMQQYAVDVTLDPDTAHPDLILSDDGKQVRHGDIRQKLPDKPERFDPCVYVLGKEGFSSGRFYFEVQVKGKTEWDLGVARESINRKGQITLSPSDGYWTVILMNGDEYEACEDRLVSLSLRVKPQRVGVFVDYEEGLVSFYDVESSSHIYSFTAQSFTEKLYPLFNPCLNDGDKNSSPLIITPVSYNK; encoded by the exons ATGGCAGAATCTTCACTAACAGCAAGAAAAACCAGGAGACAGAGTATTGAACATGATCGTCCAT TCATGTTATCCTCCATGAGTTCACTGTCTGAGGAGATTCAGTGCTCTGTAtgtctggatgtgttcactgatccagtcacgactccatgtggacacaacttctgcaagatctgtctgaataagtgctgggacaacagccagacctgcagctgtccatactgtaaagaaacattcaagcaaagacctgatctcaagattAATACCACACTCCGAGAGCTCGTAGATCACTGTAAGAAGAAAAGTCCTGAGAAAACAACTGAAGTTCTGTGTGACATCTGTGAGGAAAGAAAGCTGAAAGCGCTGAAGTCGTGTCTGGTGTGTCAGAGCTCTTACTGTGAAACTCACCTGGAGCCTCATTTGAGAGTGACACGtttgaagaaacacaaactgatggatcctgtgagtaatctggaggactatatatgtcagaaacacgagagacctctggatctgttctgtagagatgatcagacatgtgtgtgttcaGTCTGCTCTGTGAAAGACCACAAGAACCACAACACTGTTCCTATAGAAGAGGAGAGTCAAGAGAAGAAG actgaactgatgaagacacagaaagacgtgcagctgatgatccagaacagaatcaagaagattcaagacatcaaacactcagcagaagtcagaaaa ATAAACacagagaaggagaaagcagTCCGTGTGGAGCTCTTCACTgatctcatccgctccattgagagacatcagactgaactgctggagatgatggaggagcagcagaaagcagcagagaaacaggagcaagagctgattgaagagctggagcaggagatcactgagctaaagatgagaaacactgagctggagcagctctcacacactgaagatcacctccacctcctacag aTTCACTCATCCCTGTGCAGCTCTAGAAACACCAGGAACTGGCCTGAGATCAGTATGAAGACTCATGAGAGTCTGGAGACTCTGAGGAGAGCTCTGACTCAACTGAAGGACACTATAGATGAGAAACTCACACTAACTG AGCTGAAGTGGATGCAGCAGTATGCAG tggatgtgactctggatcctgaTACAGCTCATCCTGATCTCATTCTGTctgatgatggaaaacaagtgaGACATGGAGACATTAGACAGAAACTCCCAGACAAACCAGAGAGATTTGATCCATGTGTCTATGTCTTGGGAAAGGAGGGATTCTCCTcagggagattttattttgaggtgcaggtgaaggGAAAGACTGAATGGGATTTAGGAGTGGCCAGAGAATCCATTAACAGGAAGGGACAGATCACACTGAGTCCCAGTGATGGATACTGGACTGTGATTCTGATGAATGGAGATGAATATGAAGCCTGTGAGGATCGTctcgtctctctgtctctgagagtgaagccgcagcgggtcggtgtgtttgtggattatgaggagGGTCTGGTCTCCTTTTATGATGTGGAGTCCAGCTCTCATATCTACTCTTTCACTGCTCAGTCTTTCACTGAAAAACTCTATCCATTATTTAACCCATGCCTTAATGATGGAGATAAAAACTCTAGTCCACTGATCATCACACctgtcagttataataaatga
- the LOC113099681 gene encoding E3 ubiquitin-protein ligase TRIM39-like isoform X2, with the protein MAESSLTARKTRRQSIEHDRPFMLSSMSSLSEEIQCSVCLDVFTDPVTTPCGHNFCKICLNKCWDNSQTCSCPYCKETFKQRPDLKINTTLRELVDHCKKKSPEKTTEVLCDICEERKLKALKSCLVCQSSYCETHLEPHLRVTRLKKHKLMDPVSNLEDYICQKHERPLDLFCRDDQTCVCSVCSVKDHKNHNTVPIEEESQEKKTELMKTQKDVQLMIQNRIKKIQDIKHSAEVRKINTEKEKAVRVELFTDLIRSIERHQTELLEMMEEQQKAAEKQEQELIEELEQEITELKMRNTELEQLSHTEDHLHLLQIHSSLCSSRNTRNWPEISMKTHESLETLRRALTQLKDTIDEKLTLTVSTELKWMQQYAVDVTLDPDTAHPDLILSDDGKQVRHGDIRQKLPDKPERFDPCVYVLGKEGFSSGRFYFEVQVKGKTEWDLGVARESINRKGQITLSPSDGYWTVILMNGDEYEACEDRLVSLSLRVKPQRVGVFVDYEEGLVSFYDVESSSHIYSFTAQSFTEKLYPLFNPCLNDGDKNSSPLIITPVSYNK; encoded by the exons ATGGCAGAATCTTCACTAACAGCAAGAAAAACCAGGAGACAGAGTATTGAACATGATCGTCCAT TCATGTTATCCTCCATGAGTTCACTGTCTGAGGAGATTCAGTGCTCTGTAtgtctggatgtgttcactgatccagtcacgactccatgtggacacaacttctgcaagatctgtctgaataagtgctgggacaacagccagacctgcagctgtccatactgtaaagaaacattcaagcaaagacctgatctcaagattAATACCACACTCCGAGAGCTCGTAGATCACTGTAAGAAGAAAAGTCCTGAGAAAACAACTGAAGTTCTGTGTGACATCTGTGAGGAAAGAAAGCTGAAAGCGCTGAAGTCGTGTCTGGTGTGTCAGAGCTCTTACTGTGAAACTCACCTGGAGCCTCATTTGAGAGTGACACGtttgaagaaacacaaactgatggatcctgtgagtaatctggaggactatatatgtcagaaacacgagagacctctggatctgttctgtagagatgatcagacatgtgtgtgttcaGTCTGCTCTGTGAAAGACCACAAGAACCACAACACTGTTCCTATAGAAGAGGAGAGTCAAGAGAAGAAG actgaactgatgaagacacagaaagacgtgcagctgatgatccagaacagaatcaagaagattcaagacatcaaacactcagcagaagtcagaaaa ATAAACacagagaaggagaaagcagTCCGTGTGGAGCTCTTCACTgatctcatccgctccattgagagacatcagactgaactgctggagatgatggaggagcagcagaaagcagcagagaaacaggagcaagagctgattgaagagctggagcaggagatcactgagctaaagatgagaaacactgagctggagcagctctcacacactgaagatcacctccacctcctacag aTTCACTCATCCCTGTGCAGCTCTAGAAACACCAGGAACTGGCCTGAGATCAGTATGAAGACTCATGAGAGTCTGGAGACTCTGAGGAGAGCTCTGACTCAACTGAAGGACACTATAGATGAGAAACTCACACTAACTG TCTCTACAGAGCTGAAGTGGATGCAGCAGTATGCAG tggatgtgactctggatcctgaTACAGCTCATCCTGATCTCATTCTGTctgatgatggaaaacaagtgaGACATGGAGACATTAGACAGAAACTCCCAGACAAACCAGAGAGATTTGATCCATGTGTCTATGTCTTGGGAAAGGAGGGATTCTCCTcagggagattttattttgaggtgcaggtgaaggGAAAGACTGAATGGGATTTAGGAGTGGCCAGAGAATCCATTAACAGGAAGGGACAGATCACACTGAGTCCCAGTGATGGATACTGGACTGTGATTCTGATGAATGGAGATGAATATGAAGCCTGTGAGGATCGTctcgtctctctgtctctgagagtgaagccgcagcgggtcggtgtgtttgtggattatgaggagGGTCTGGTCTCCTTTTATGATGTGGAGTCCAGCTCTCATATCTACTCTTTCACTGCTCAGTCTTTCACTGAAAAACTCTATCCATTATTTAACCCATGCCTTAATGATGGAGATAAAAACTCTAGTCCACTGATCATCACACctgtcagttataataaatga